A genomic stretch from Helianthus annuus cultivar XRQ/B chromosome 1, HanXRQr2.0-SUNRISE, whole genome shotgun sequence includes:
- the LOC110872694 gene encoding chloroplast envelope quinone oxidoreductase homolog, producing the protein MAGKVMHAVWYTRYGGGAAGLKHVEIPIPAPGKGEILMKVEATSINPIDWKIQNGFVRPILPRKFPFIPLSDVAGEVVEVGPGVKNFKAGDKIVATLGGPGAGGGLAEYAVAKESLTVLRPPEVSAAKGACLGIAACTALHSLTVTGGLKLEKTEPRTNVLVTAASGGVGHYAVQLAKLGNTHVTATCGARNIDFVKSLGADEVLDYKTPEGAALKSPSGQKYDLVVNCTTGIPWSTFKPNLSKTGKVIDITPGGCTFLNYAVQKLTFSKKKVIPLLVFPNAQEIGFLVKLAKEGKLKTVLDSRYPLSQAEKAWAKSIEGHATGKVVVEP; encoded by the exons CATGTTGAAATCCCTATCCCTGCTCCTGGAAAAGGTGAGATTCTGATGAAAGTAGAAGCAACAAGCATTAATCCAATCGACTGGAAGATACAGAACGGCTTTGTACGCCCTATTTTACCCAGAAAGTTTCCTTTTATACCAC TTAGCGATGTGGCAGGAGAAGTTGTAGAAGTTGGACCTGGTGTGAAGAATTTTAAAGCTGGTGACAAAATTGTTGCAACTCTT GGGGGTCCGGGTGCAGGTGGAGGGCTAGCCGAGTATGCCGTGGCTAAAGAAAGCTTAACAGTTCTAAGACCACCAGAAGTATCAGCTGCAAAGGGTGCGTGTCTAGGCATTGCAGCGTGCACCGCCCTGCACTCCCTTACTGTAACCGGTGGGCTAAAACTGGAAAAAACAGAACCACGAACCAACGTCCTAGTAACTGCGGCTTCAGGTGGTGTGGGTCACTATGCAGTCCAGCTAGCAAAACTAGGTAACACCCACGTGACAGCAACATGCGGGGCCCGCAACATCGATTTCGTTAAAAGCTTAGGAGCCGATGAGGTTTTAGACTACAAGACCCCAGAAGGAGCCGCCCTCAAAAGCCCATCAGGCCAGAAATATGACCTAGTGGTCAATTGCACCACTGGTATCCCATGGTCAACTTTCAAGCCCAACCTTAGCAAAACTGGGAAGGTTATTGATATAACCCCGGGTGGTTGTACATTTTTGAATTATGCAGTGCAAAAACTAACTTTTTCAAAAAAGAAAGTTATACCGTTACTCGTGTTTCCGAACGCCCAAGAGATTGGTTTTCTTGTGAAGTTAGCAAAAGAAGGAAAATTGAAAACCGTTCTCGACTCAAGATACCCTTTAAGTCAGGCTGAAAAGGCTTGGGCCAAGAGCATTGAGGGCCATGCCACTGGGAAGGTGGTTGTCGAGCCGTAA